One segment of Pseudophryne corroboree isolate aPseCor3 chromosome 10, aPseCor3.hap2, whole genome shotgun sequence DNA contains the following:
- the TAGLN gene encoding transgelin, translating to MANKGPSYGMSRDVQSRIEKKYDEELEARLIQWIKLQCGGDVGEPPEQGRYGFQQWLKNGMILSKLINSLYPKGSPPVKIPDPPPSMVFKQMEQVAQFLKAAENYGVVKTDIFQTVDLYEGKDLAAVQRTIVALGSIAVTKNDGQYQGDPSWFMKKAQEHKRDFSEDKLKEGKNVIGLQMGSNQGATQSGMTGYGRPRQIIS from the exons ATGGCCAATAAAGGTCCATCCTATGGAATGAGCCGGGATGTTCAGTCTCGTATAGAGAAGAAGTACGATGAGGAGCTGGAGGCACGCCTAATACAATGGATTAAGTTGCAGTGTGGTGGAGACGTGGGAGAGCCACCAGAACAAGGAAGATATGGATTCCAGCAGTGGCTGAAGAATGGAATG aTCCTTTCAAAACTGATAAACAGTCTGTACCCCAAAGGGTCACCGCCTGTGAAGATCCCAGATCCTCCTCCCAGCATGGTCTTCAAGCAGATGGAGCAGGTGGCGCAGTTCCTGAAGGCAGCAGAGAATTATGGGGTGGTGAAAACCGATATCTTCCAAACTGTAGATCTGTATGAAG GTAAGGACCTGGCTGCTGTGCAGAGAACAATAGTGGCTCTTGGGAGTATCGCAGTCACAAAAAATGATGGACAATACCAAGGAGACCCCTCCTGGTTCATGAA GAAAGCCCAGGAGCACAAGCGGGATTTCAGCGAGGACAAACTGAAGGAAGGAAAGAATGTGATTGGTTTGCAGATGGGCAGCAACCAAGGGGCCACCCAGTCTGGCATGACAGGGTACGGACGCCCAAGGCAGATCATCAGTTAA